The sequence ggggttaATCAAAAATGtctgtttgagtgtgtggggttaatcactagtGTCTTTCGGAATGGGTGGGTTTAGACAAGCGTGTCTGTGGTTGAGTAAAGAGAATTAATCAGTAGTGTCTGTCAATAGTGGGAGTTAAAATTTATGGTGAAGCAACAAGGAGAAATTGAACTTTGTAAAAGAGCTGTTGGGATTatttaagaaattaaataattacaggcAGGATTAGTCAAGGCTGCCCTAAGGATGTTTTGGGATCTGGCTGTTCTGTCTGTATTCACAAACTGCTGCATTggatttttgttcattaaatcaTTCTTTAGGAACGACAGACTCACCAGAACATTGGTGGAACTCCACGGTATCGTGGTCACGGCTGACATGATTTTCTACATGGCAGGTGACTTTTCCTTGATGGTCTTCTTCCAGTGTGACAGTGTTGTTCTTGTTCTCCAGTTGAGGGAATGCGTTAAAATCAGAAGTCCAACTGAAGTGGAGGTTGTCTCCATCAGAAGAACACCTAACTCTCATTCCAAGGGGCAAGCAGTTGTACGACACTTTCACTGATGaaacctgagctgtagattGAGATAAACACCTCAGAATAAATTACTAAACACATTATCAAACCAAAAAAGCAAGAACAAATCAGAAACACATCAACATAATCTCAAAACAGAGGAACAATGACTTTCTCTTAAGAGCTTTATCACTGTctaataaagatttaaaatttgagataaaataaattatatttttctcattgttaaataaagtatgcacatttctgcatttttaattagatgGAGGCTCATTTGTATGGAAGTCGCAAGaggccatgcattattatattttttcttgttttgtcataATAAGGACTTAATTTACTCATGATCTCTGCATGTACCCcattgttaataaattattataacgTTAAGCCTttgttagcttagcttagtaTAAATACTGTCAattgttttgtattcattttgtatttgcatttattaaaaaatatataattttgaatttatttattgttctatgATGTAAGAGCTTGCAGACACTTGCTTTCCCCTTTCAGTGCTATTAACGCTAAGTATCTAAAAGCTAAAGCGAATGTGATTATCCATGATTGGTCGCTTTACTTTGTTTTTGCTGCCTTTAGAACGTTCTTATGCAGAGATCATGAAAAGAAATATTGTTATCACGACAAAACTTTGTCGAGATAATGAGAAAATTAAGTcgttatatataaaatgttaataatttttatttatgaagtaACTTGTAGTGTGCTCTGTGATGTGATTAGGGATTGTttggtcctaccttcaatgttcacctggagagtataACTGCCTTTACTTCTTCCTTCTCCATCAAAGATGTAtaaagtgtatgttccagagtcgctcctctctgcactggttagtatcatagttttattatcattaacaacCTGCCATCTTGGGAGACGTGGTGTTGGAGGGGAACTTTGGGTTTTTCTAtatgttaaaattaaattagTGGTCATTAGGTCAAACCCATCCTCCCAGGGCATTTGCAGTTGCAGTCGTTGTCCCAGAATTACATAGCATGGATTTCCctgattaaatctacagacatcatgatcctgaaacagtgaacctgcagaggtaaaataaaaaatcatccTTAAAAAAGTTAGTCACAAGAGTCTGTTCCTGTGTCAAGATTATTACTCAATGTGACTGAGAGAGTGAATGGAATCAGTTAAACTTAGAGCATCGAAACATAGTGGAGCAACGAAGAGAAAACAAACTTTGTGAAGCAGCAGTTGGGATTAATCAAGACTGTGTATTGGTATAAGCAGTATTAGTCAAGACTGTCTTCAGAATGTGTTGGGATTGGACAGGCTTATTTCTGGTGTGGGTGCAAGTGGGGTAAAGTCAGTAAAGTAAGATTTATCCAGACATTTGGCTGTTTTGTCTCTGTATTCACAAACTGCTGCATTGgaattttgttcattaaatcCTTCTTTATAAAAGACAGACTCACCAGGACATTGGTGGAGTTCAGCAGTATCGTGGTCACGGCTGACATGATTTTCTACATGGCAGGTGATGTTTCCTTGATGGTGTTGTTCCAGTGTAACAGTGCTGGTCCCGTTCTCCAGTTGAGggagtgtgttaaagtcagaagtccagctgaggtgaaggttgtctccatcagcagaacaggtcactttcatgactccagaggacaagcagctgtaggacactttcactgaggacacctgagctgtagattagagataaacaccTGTGAATAAATTACTTAACACATTATCAAACcagaaaagaaataacaaatcagaaacaTTGCAACATAATCCCAAAACAAAAAGAGGTAGAGGAACAATGACTTTCTCTTGAGAGCTTCTTCATTGTCTTATAAAGATTTAAATTCCAACATCAAAAATCCtaaatgtttgtaaaataaCACGTACATTTCTGCATATTTAATTAGATGGAGCCTCATtagcataaatatatattcaaatatataaaaaaaaaaaaacattgagagattctacagtatgtgtgaatgtttatattttatacatttatgaaataacttgtagtgtgctgtgtgatgtgattagatgttgtgtggtcctaccttcaatgttcacctggagagtataACTGCCTTTACTTCTCCCGTCTACATCAAAGATCTCtaaagtgtatgttccagagtcgttcctctctgcactggttagtatcatagttttactatcattaacaaactgccatcttgggagacgtggtgttggtgttggggaACTTTGGTTTTTTCTATATGTTAAGTTGAAACTAGGTGTCTTTAGGTCAAACCCATCCTCCAGCGGCATTTGCAGGTACAGTCGTTGTCCCATAGCAACATGGCACggtttaatctgattaaatctacagacatgatcctgaaacagtgaacctgcagaggaagaaaaaatcatcagcattctgttaatattattgtaaactgaaacacacctCTGATCTGTGTAAACATCAAAAGTGTTTATCTTCTGCAaataatttacttatttgttgTGCCTCTGGGAGTAAATGGGATCAGTTCAACTTTACAGTGAAGCAACAAGGAAAATCAACAATGTGAAGGTGGAATTATTTAAGACTATATGACAGGCAGGAATAGTCAAAGCTGTCCTCAGGATGAGTTGGGATCTTgctgttttgtctctgtgtacaCAAACTGCTGCATTGGATTTTTATtggattaaataattataaaagacAGACTCACCAGGACATTGGTGGAGTTCAGCAGTATCGTGGTGACGGTTGACATGATTTTCTACATGGCAGGTGATGTTTCCTTGATGGTCTTGTTCCAGTGTGACAGTGCTGGTCCCGTTCTCTAGTTGAGGGAATGTGTTAAAgtcagaagtccagctgaagtgaaggttgtctccatcagcagaacaggTCACTTTCATGACTCCAGAGGAAAAGCAGCTGGACAACACTTTCACTGAGGaaacctgagctgtagattagagaAACCAGCAATGCAAGAACAAAtcagaaacacagaaatataaaatcaaatataGATGTGACTATTGAAGGTTTAAATTGTAAAAACCTTGATCTCTGCATGTACCTCATtgttaatatgtaataaattattataaagttAATCCTTTATTAGCTTAGCTTAGTATAAATACTGtcaatttgttttgtgtttgttttgtatttgcatttattataaaaaatataattttgaatttatttattgttctataATGTAAGAGCTTGCAGACACTTGCTTTCCCCTTTCAGTGCTATTAAAGCTAAGTATCTAAAAACTGCTCATACAATATATGTGTGGTTAGTTTAACTGTGTTTTCAGAAACAGCGGCTGGATTAACCTTAGTAGGGCCACTATATGTTCTTCAAAAATAAAGATGCAGACATCACAGCCTCCTTCTTAAATGTTGGACACTTATGTGGAAGTTGTCAATCACATGAGTCCCTGATCAAAGTAAAAGCGAATGTGATTATCCATGATTGGTCGCTTTACTTTGTTTTTGCTGCCTTTAGAACGCTCTTATGCAGAGATCATGAAAAGAAATATCACGACAAAACAACTTTGTCGAGATAATGAGAAAATTAagtcattatatataaaatgttaataatttttatttatgaagtaACTTGTAGTGTTCTCTGTGATGTGATCAGGGAttgtgtggtcctaccttcaatgttcacctggagagtataACTGCCTTTACTTCTTCCTTCTCCATCAAAGATGTATAAAGTGTATCTTCCAGAGTCGTTCCTCTCTGACctggttagtatcatagttttattatcattaacaaactgccatcttgggagatgtggtgttggtgttggggaactttgtttttttctgtatgttaaGTTGAAACTAGTGGTCTTTAGGTCAAACCCATCCTCCAGCGGCATTTGCAGGTACAGtcgttgtcccacagctacataacacggtttaatctgattaaatctacagacatgatcctgaaacagtgaacctgcagaggaagaaaacatCATCAACATTCTGTTAATAGTATTGCAAACTGAAACGCACCTCTGATCTGTGCAAACATCAAAAGTGTTTATCTTCTGCAaataatttacttatttgttgTGCCTCTGGGAGTAAATGGGATCAGTTCAACTTTAGAGTGAAGCAACAAGGAAAATCAACAATGTGAAGGAGCAGGTGGAATTATTTAAGACTCTATGACAGGCAGGATTAGTCAAGGCTGTCCTCAGGATGAGTTGGGATCTTgctgttttgtctctgtgtacaCAAACTGCTGCATTGGATTTTTATtggattaaataattataaaagacAGACTCACCAGGACATTGGTGGAGTTCAGCAGTATCGTGGTGACGGCTGACATGATTTTCTACATGGCAGGTGATGTTTCCTTGATGGTCTTGTTCCAGTTTGACAGTGCTGGTCCCGTTCTCCAGTTGAGggagtgtgttaaagtcagaagtccagctgaagtgaaggttgtctccatcagcagaacaggTCACTTTCATGACTCCAGAGGACAAGCAGCTGTACATCACTTTCACTGAGGaaacctgagctgtagattagagaAACCAGCAATGCAAGAACAAAtcagaaacacagaaatataaaatcaaatataGATGTGACTATTGAAGGTTTAAATTGTAACAACCTTAAATGCCtagatttgttgtttttctgttaaGTATGtatatttctgcatttttaaataGATGCTACTGCATTtgcataaacaaataataaaatataaaacaaaactttttaagCGTTTAGTCACACGCTATGTGCTTTGTACGCCTGTCCACATTTCCCATTCACTACCTGGATAATGGGCCGGACTTGGTACCCCTCCTCCTAGCAAAACCGAAGTCCACCCATAATAATAGTgtggatgaatgtttatattttatacatttatgaaataacttttagtgtgctgtgtgatgtgattagaggttgtgtggtcctaccttcaatgttcacctggagagtataACTGCCTTTTGTTCTCTCATCTCCATCAAAGGTGACTAAAGTGTATGTTACAGAGTcgttcctctctgcactggttagtatcatagttttattatcattaacaaactgccattCTGGGAGACGTGGTGTTGGTGGGAAACTTTGCGTTTTTCTATATGTTAAGTTAAAACCAGTGGTCATTAGGTGAAACCCATCCTCCAGCGGCATTTGCAGGTGCAGtcgttgtcccacagctacataacaTGGTTTATtctgattaaatctacagacaacatgatcctgaaacagtgaacctgcagaggaagaaaaaaacatcagcattctgttaatattattgtaaactgaaacacacctctgatctgtgtaaaaataaaaacagtatctTCTCCAAgtaattgtttatttagttgttAAAATCTTAGGAGTAAATTGGAAGGAAAACCATTTTAATAGCAAGTttatttaatgataaataaattatatgacAGCAAACTGTTGCGTACATCTTTCTCTGATGAACCATTTTTCCCCAACATCATTCATAAaccatattttatatacaaattatGTACAATGACATAAAATAGAAGATGTAACATTTGCACACAAGTTTACTCTGTattgcgcttttaacaatgaacatagCCACAATTTTGCTTCATAGAATTCTAAAAATagaaaattgaaaagaaaaacctgCCCAGGGTTAAGAATCAgatcagaattattattattacttgtttatattttttgttttgtacttttttttcataaaacatAATTTGATTGATGAAGTTAcacattcacagaaaaaaacattctctaCTTTTGAAGTGCAGGAAGTGTTCATTAAAAGCTGACTGATTTACTGATATCTGATCTCACaggtttaaactacatttagaccatttctcatttcataaagcagaaactgtacaactgcacatgtagtaaataaatgaatcatgcatTATTAGAGGATAAAACTTACCCATGACAACGTGGGTGTAAATCAACAGGACTCCAAAAATGACCTGTATTCTCATTTTGTCCAGAGAACAATCCTCTCTCTGTACTTGATGGAGATCTTGGATCTGAGTGATGAACGTCTACAAAAGCAAGATGGAGCTTCTTTTATAGAACTAATAATATTTTcctgagaaacaggaagtgtccaTGCGCCGTTTAGACCCCTTGATTTAGAAGTGATAAAACAGCCCT is a genomic window of Tachysurus fulvidraco isolate hzauxx_2018 chromosome 15, HZAU_PFXX_2.0, whole genome shotgun sequence containing:
- the LOC125138880 gene encoding uncharacterized protein LOC125138880 encodes the protein MKVTCSADGDNLHFSWTSDFNTFPQLENGTSTVTLEQDHQGNITCHVENHVNRHHDTAELHQCPGSLFQDHVCRFNQIKPCHVAMGQRLYLQMPLEDGFDLKTPSFNLTYRKNQSSPTPTPRLPRWQFVNDSKTMILTSAERNDSGTYTLEIFDVDGRSKGSYTLQVNIEAQVSSVKVSYSCLSSGVMKVTCSADGDNLHLSWTSDFNTLPQLENGTSTVTLEQHHQGNITCHVENHVSRDHDTAELHQCPGSLFQDHDVCRFNQGNPCYVILGQRLQLQMPWEDGFDLMTTNLILTYRKTQSSPPTPRLPRWQVVNDNKTMILTSAERSDSGTYTLYIFDGEGRSKGSYTLQVNIEAQVSSVKVSYNCLPLGMRVRCSSDGDNLHFSWTSDFNAFPQLENKNNTVTLEEDHQGKVTCHVENHVSRDHDTVEFHQCSGSLFQDHVVCRFNQSDQCYVAVGQRLQLLMPSEDWFDLKNTGLILRYRTKESSSPTPLLSRWQFVNDNKTMILTSAERNDSGTYTLDIFDGDGTNKGSYTLQVNIEARVSSVKLSYSYLFSDVRRVFCSADGDNLHFSWTSESITRLEDDNKTLVLDKMHNEKVTCHVKNHVNRDYNSIELPKFTSLTVFVFLWVFEVIILMSALVGTLYIYPRIYRKMRTPERPGSSVTLDKD